The following nucleotide sequence is from Achromobacter spanius.
TCGTGCCCAAGTTCCTGGTGGAAGCGGACGGCAGCCTGGGCAAGCGCAACGACGTCTGGTGCGCGTCGTTGGAGCACAAGCTTGGCATTCACGGCAGCCCGACGGCGGTGCTGCTGTATGGCTCGGGCAAGGGCGAAGTCGGCGAAGGCGCGGTGGGTTATCAGGTCGGCGAACTGAACCGTGGCCTTGAGTACATGTTCATCATGATGAACGCCGCGCGTTTTTCGGTGGGCCAGCAGGGTATCGGCGTGTCTGAACGGGCGTATCAGCACGCGCTGGCGTACGCGCGCGAACGCGTGCAGGGGCGCGCGGTGGAAGGGGCGGCCGGGCCGGTGGCCATCGTGCGCCATCCTGACGTGCAACGCATGCTGCTGACCATGAAGGCGTTGACGGAAGCGGCCCGCGCCGTTTCGTACGTGACGGCTGCCGCGCACGACAAGGGCACGCATCACCCCGACCCTGAACAGCGCTCGCGCAACCGGGCGTTCTACGAATACATGGTGCCCATCGTGAAGGGCTACTCGACCGAGACCGCGGTGGAGGTCGCGTCGCTGGGCATTCAGGTGCACGGCGGCATGGGCTTCATCGAGGAAACCGGTGCGGCGCAGTTTTATCGGGATGCGCGCATCCTGCCCATTTACGAGGGCACCACCGCCATTCAGGCCAACGACCTGGTTGGCCGCAAGACGCAGCGCGACGGCGGCGCTACCGCCTACGCGGCCATTGCCGCCATGCGCGAGACGCTGCGCGCGGTCGAGGCCGAGTCGGCACGCGCGGCCGCGCCCGAGCGCGATGCGCTGCGCCTGTTGCGCGACAACCTGGATGGCGCCATCCAGGCCTACGAGGCAGGCGTCGGCTTTATTCTTGAGCAGTCGGCCGCGAACGTTCGCGCGGTGTTTTCCGGCAGCGTGCCCTACCTGATGCTGGCCGGCGTGGTGCACGGTGGATGGCAGATGGCGCGCGCCGTGTTGGCGTGCCGTCGGCATCTGGCAGCGGGGTCGACGGACCCGTTCCATAAGTCGAAGATCGCGACGGGATTGTTCTATGCCGCGCACATCCTGCCGCGCGCGCTTGCCCTGTCCGCAGCAGTGCGCGCCGGGGTCGTGGCGGACGCCTGCGGGGCGGACGCGAATATTGCATAAGGTTATATGGCTTGCGTATTTCGTCGGCCGAAGGTTTGATGGAAGAATCGTTTTTGACGCGTTAAGCTGCACGTTCAAGCCCCATTTCTGAGCGGCCCGTTGAAGCCGGGCGGCCAGATCCCTCCCACTCTATCCGCATACAGGAGACACCATGAGCCATCTACGTCTGGGCGACACCGCCCCTGATTTTGAACAGGATTCCTCGGCCGGTCCCATCCGCTTTCACGAGTATCTGGGCAATAGCTGGGGGGTACTCTTTTCTCATCCGGCCGACTTCACGCCCGTGTGCACCACCGAACTGGGCTACACGGCCAAGCTTGCCGACGAATTCGCCAAGCGCAACGTGAAGGTGCTGGCCCTGTCGGTTGACGGCACGGATTCCCATACGAAGTGGATCGAAGACATCAACGACACGCAGTCCACCCAGGTCAACTTTCCCATCCTGGCCGACAAGGACCGTAAGGTCTCCGAGCTTTACGACATGATCCACCCGAACGCCAACGCAACCCTGACGGTGCGTTCCGTGTTCATCGTGGACCCGAACAAGAAGGTGCGCCTGATCATCACGTACCCGGCCAGCACGGGCCGCAACTTCAATGAGATCCTGCGCGTCATTGATTCGCTGCAACTGACGGACAGCCACAGCGTGGCCACGCCGGTCAACTGGGAAGATGGCGACGACGTGATCATCGTTCCGTCGCTGCAGGACGAAGCCGTTATCAAAGAGAAGTTCCCCAAAGGCTACAAGGCCGTGCGTCCGTACCTGCGCGTTACGCCGCAACCGAATAAGTAAATTCGGATTTCGGGGGGGAGCCCCTATGCGTTGAAAGCGGTTTTTCGCCGCCCGAACCGCCGCCTTTCCCATAGGGAAACGCGGCGGTTTTTCTTGTTTGGGATGGCGGTCCTATATGCCTGCGAGCGATGAGCAATCAAATAATGATTCGTTCCGTTCAGGATGGGCAACACGCACACTTGCTTCCATATTGCCAAATACAGGGAGCAGGGAATGGCGTTCGGGAAAGCGGGTTGGTTGGCCACGCTGGTGGTGGCGGCGGTTTCTCTGACGGCCATGGCGCCGGCTCAAGCTCAGCAAAAACAAACCTTGTTGAATGCGTCCTACGACCCCACGCGCGAACTCTATCGCGCCATTGATGACGCCTTCATCAAGCAGTACAAGGACAAGGCCAATGTGGACCTGACGATCCGCCAGTCGCACGGCGGTTCGGGCCGCCAGGCGCGCTCGGTCATTGATGGGCTGGAAGCCGATGTGGTGACGCTGGCGCTGGCCTATGACATCGATGCCATCGCCGACCGCGGCTTGATCCCCGCGAACTGGCAGTCGCGCCTGCCGCGGAACAGCTCGCCCTATACCTCGACCATCGTGTTCCTGGTGCGCAAGGGCAACCCCAAAGGCATCAAGGACTGGGACGACCTGATCAAGGACGGCGTGCAGGTCATCACCCCCAACCCGAAAACCTCGGGCGGCGCGCGGTGGAACTACCTGGCCGCGTGGGCCTACGCGCTGGAAAAGAACGGCGGCAGCGAAGATAAGGCGCGCGCCTACGTCAGTGATCTGTTCAAGCACGTACCGGTGCTGGACACCGGCGCACGCGGCGCCACCACGACCTTCGTGGAACGCGGCGTGGGCGACGTGCTGCTGGCCTGGGAAAACGAAGCCTTCCTGGCGCTTGAAGAACTGGGTCCGGACAAGTTCGACATCGTGGTGCCGTCGCTGTCCATTCTGGCTGAACCACCGGTGGCCGTGGTCGACAAGACCGTGGACAAGAAGGGCACGCGGGCCGCCGCCCAGGCCTATCTGGAATTCCTGTACACCCCGGCCGCGCAAGAGATCATCGCCAAAAATTACTACCGGCCCATCGACAAGACGGTTGCCGCCAAGTACGAAAGCAAGTTTCCCAAGCTCAAGCTCGTCACCATCGACGACAAGATCTTCGGCGGCTGGCGCAAGGCGCAGAAGGACCATTTCAGCGATGGCGGCACCTTCGACCAGATCTATCTGCCGCAGAAGAAATAACGACAAGGTTCTGGAACGACGGCCATGACGACAGCCTCCAACCCGACAGCGAACGGCGCGCCAGCGCTTTTTGCCGCACGGCGCAACAGCCCGGGCGTGCTGCCCGGATTCGGTATATCCATGGGGTATGCGGTGCTGTACCTGAGCGTGCTCGTGCTCATTCCCTTGGCCGCGCTGCCCATCAAAAGCGCTGAGCTGGGCTGGCACGGTTTCTGGGATACCGTGACGGCGCCCCGGGTGATGGCGTCGTATCAATTGACCTTTGGCGCTTCGCTGCTGGCGGCGCTGGTGAACCTGGTGTTCGGCTCGGTCGTGGCGTGGGTGCTGGTGCGCTACCGCTTTCCCGGCAAGAAGATTCTGGACGCGCTGGTGGATCTGCCGTTCGCGTTGCCGACGGCGGTGGCAGGCATCGCCCTGACCGCGCTGTATTCGCAAAAGGGTTGGCTGGGCGGGCCGCTGTCAGAGTGGTTTGGATGGAAGGTGGCGTTTACGCCGCTGGGTATCGTGATTGCGCTGATCTTCATCGGCGTGCCCTTCGTGGTGCGCACCGTGCAACCCGTGCTGGAAGACGTGGAGCGCGAGATCGAAGAAGCCGCCGCCAGCCTGGGCGCCAGCCGCTGGCAGACCGTACGCCGCGTGCTGTTGCCCACCATCCTGCCGGCCTTGCTGACGGGCTTTGCGCTGGCGTTCGCGCGGGCGGTTGGGGAATACGGGTCGGTGGTGTTCATCGCCGGCAACATGCCCATGGTGTCCGAGATCACGCCGCTGTTGATCATTTCCAAGCTTGAGCAGTTCGACTACGCGGGTGCTGCCGCCATCGCCACCGTGATGCTGGTGTTGTCCTTTGTCATGCTGCTGGTCATCAACCTGCTGCAAGGCTGGCAAGCCCGCCGCAACCTCGGGAGGCTGGCATGAGCGCAGCGGATCGTCCTGCCCATTTGACCGAACCACGCTGGGTGCGCGGGATCCTGTTGTTCATTGCGTTGTCGTTCCTGACGCTGTTCTTGCTGGTGCCGCTGGCGGCGGTGTTTGCCGAGGCGTTCAAGAAGGGCTGGCAGCTTTATCTGGCCGCCATCGTCGAACCCGATGCGTGGTCTGCCATCCGGCTGACCTTGCTGGTGGCCGCGATTGCGCTGCCGGCGAACCTGGTGTTCGGCGTGGCCGCCGCGTGGGCCATCACCAAGTTTCAGTTTCGCGGCAAGCAGTTCCTGATCACGCTGATTGATCTGCCGTTTTCCGTATCGCCCGTGGTGGCGGGGCTGGTCTTCATCCTGCTGTTCGGTACGCAAGGGTGGATGGGCGCTTGGCTGCAGGACCACGATTGGAAGATCGTCTATGCCGTGCCCGGCATCGTCCTGGCGACCTTGTTCGTGACTTTTCCCTTTGTTGCGCGCGAACTGATTCCGTTGATGCAGGCGCAAGGCAGCGAAGAAGAACAGGCCGCGTTGACGCTGGGCGCCAGCGGCTGGCAGATCTTCTGGCGGGTGACGCTGCCCAACATCAAGTGGGGGCTGCTGTACGGCGCCATCCTGTGCAATGCGCGAGCCATGGGCGAGTTCGGCGCGGTGTCGGTGGTGTCGGGGCAGATTCGTGGGCTGACCAACACCATGACCCTGCACGTCGAGATTCTCTACAACGAATACCAGTATTCCGCGGCGTTCGCCGTGGCATCCTTGCTGGCCTTGCTGGCGCTGGTGACGCTGGTGGCGAAGAACGTGGTCGAGTGGCGCAACGCCCGATTCCTGCGGGCCGCCGACCTGCCCGTCGAGTATCCCGGGCCGGCGACGGCAAGCCTCAAGCCGGCTGCGGCGTAACGCGCGGCGGCTAAGACGGAGACAAGCATGAGTATTGAAGTTCGCAATTTATCCAAGCGGTTCGGGCAATTCCGCGCGCTGAACGACGTGTCACTGCATATTGAAACTGGCGAACTGGTGGCGTTGCTGGGGCCTTCGGGCTGTGGCAAGACGACGCTGCTGCGCATCATCGCGGGCCTGGAAGCCCCCGATACCGGCAGCGTGCTGTTCGCGGGCGAAGACGCGACCGCCGTCGACGTGCGTCGGCGTCAGGTGGGATTCGTGTTCCAGCACTACGCGCTGTTCAAGCATATGACGGTGTTCGAAAACGTTGCCTTCGGGCTGCGCGTGAAGCATCGGTCGCAGCGCCCTTCCGAAGATCAGATCCAGCGCAAAGTGCATGACCTGCTGACGCTGGTGCAACTGGACTGGCTCGCGGACCGCTATCCGGCGCAGTTGTCGGGTGGGCAGCGCCAGCGCATCGCCCTGGCGCGCGCGCTGGCCGTGGAGCCCAGGGTGCTGCTGTTGGACGAACCCTTCGGGGCGCTGGACGCCAAGGTGCGCAAGGAACTGCGCCGCTGGCTGCGGCGCCTGCATGACGAGCTGAACGTGGCCAGCGTGTTCGTGACGCATGACCAGGAAGAAGCGCTTGAAGTCGCCGACCGCGTGGTGCTGATGAACGCGGGCCGTATCGAACAGGTAGGCACGCCGCGCGAAGTCTGGGAAGCGCCGGCGACGCCGTTCGTATACGGATTTCTGGGTGATGTGAACCAACTGCAGGGCGTGGCTACGCGCGGTATCTGGGAAGGGGCCGGACTGTCCTTGCCCGCGCCCGACCTGGCGCAAGCCGAGGCGCGGCGCGCCACCGCGTATGTGCGTCCGCATGAGTTCGAGATCGAGCGTTATCGGGCGGGTGGCGAGGGCATTGCCGTGCGCTTGTCGCACGCTTATCTGGCGGGCCCCAGCGCGTATCTGGAACTGGCGCGCCAGGATTCCGACGCCATCATCGAAGCGGAAGTGCCCGAGCATCTGTACCGGCAGATGGATCTGCGCGATGGCGATACCTTGTTGGCGCGTCCCCGGCGCGCCCAGATTTTTGCGGTGCAAGCATGACGACTATTGCTGATCTTTCTTCCCTTCTGGACGCGGGGCTGGCCGCGCGCTGGAACACCTTGACCGAGCGTCTGGCCGACGTCCAGCGGCGCTATCCCGACGCCGCGCTGGCCTCGTCGCTGGCGGCCGAAGACATGTTGCTGACGCACGCCATCTATGACTCGGGCCTGGACCTGGAAGTGTTCACGCTGGACACCGGCCGCCTGCATGCCGAAACGCTGGGCGTGCTGGACGCCGTGCGCGCGCGCTATGGGCGCGATGTCACGGTGTACCGGCCGGATGCGGCGGCGGTGGAACAGCACGTTGCGGCGCATGGTGCATATGCGTTCTATGAAAGCGTTGACCTGCGCAAAGCCTGTTGCCAGATCCGCAAGGTCGAGCCGCTCAAGCACGCGCTGGCCGGGCGCGGCGCCTGGATTACCGGGCAGCGCCGCCAGCAGTCCACCACCCGTGGCGAATTGCCGCTGGAAGAGCAGGACCCGGTGTTCGGCCTCTACAAGTTCAACCCGCTGGCCGAATGGACCGAGAACGAGGTCTGGGCCGTGATCCGCGCGCTGGGCATTCCCTACAACCCCTTGCACGACCAGGGCTATCCGTCCATCGGCTGCGAACCCTGTACGCGCGCCATCCGGCCGGGCGAGGACGTGCGCGCGGGGCGTTGGTGGTGGGAGTCGTCGGACTCCAAGGAATGCGGCCTGCATGCGGGTAACCGCGTCATCGGCATCGTGGCGCGCGGCGAGTGACGCCATCCATGAATTCACAATCTGTTTTAGGGGAATAACCTATGTCCGCTGTGATCCAACGCAGCCACCTGGATTGGCTGGAATCCGAAGCCATCTTCATCATGCGCGAGGTAGCCGCCGAAAGCGAAAAGCCCGTGCTGCTGTTCTCGGGCGGCAAAGATTCGGTGGTGCTGCTGCGCCTGGCCGAAAAGGCCTTTCGCCCCGGGCGCTTCCCGTTCCCGCTCATGCACATCGATACCGGCCACAACTTCGATGAAGTCATCGCCTTTCGCGACCAACGCGCCGCGGAACTGGGCGAGGAACTGATCGTGCGCAGTGTTGAAGATTCCATCACGCGCGGCAGCGTGGTGTTGCGCCGCGAAACGGATTCGCGCAACGCGGCTCAGGCGGTGACGCTGCTGGAAGCGATCGAGGAATTCGGCTTTGACGCCTGCATCGGCGGCGCGCGGCGCGACGAAGAAAAGGCGCGTGCCAAGGAACGCATCTTTTCGTTCCGCGACGAGTTCGGCCAATGGGATCCCAAGGCCCAGCGGCCCGAACTGTGGAACCTGTTCAACACCCGCGTGCATCGGGGCGAAAACATGCGCGTGTTCCCGATCTCGAACTGGACCGAGCTGGACGTCTGGCAATACATCCAGCGCGAGCAATTGGCGCTGCCGTCCATCTACTACAGCCACGAGCGAGAGGTGGTGCGCAGGAAGGGCCTGCTGGTGCCCGTGACCCGCCTGACGCCGCCGCAAGATGGCGAACAAGTCGAGCGCTTGCCGGTGCGTTTCCGCACAGTGGGCGATATTTCCTGCACCTGCCCGGTGGCTTCTGATGCCGCCGACACCTACTCCATCATCGCCGAGACGGCAGTGACCGACATCACCGAGCGCGGCGCCACGCGCATGGACGACCAGACTTCCGAGGCCTCGATGGAGCGCCGCAAGAAGGAAGGCTATTTCTGAATGCACAACGCCGGCTGCGGCTGGCGGCAGGGGACGCACATGAATGCACTGAACGATTCTTTTCTTTCCGGCGCCGGCACGGGCGTGTTGCGCTTGATCACGGCGGGGTCCGTCGATGACGGCAAGTCCACCTTGATCGGCCGTTTGCTCTACGACAGCAAGGGCGTGTTTGCCGACCAGCTGGACGCCATCTCGCGCGCCAAGCACAAGCGGGTCGCGGGCGACGGCATCGACTTTTCGCTGCTGACCGACGGCCTGGAAGCCGAACGCGAGCAGGGCATCACCATCGACGTGGCCTATCGCTATTTCTCCACGCCCGCGCGCAAATTCATCATTGCCGACGCGCCCGGCCACGAGCAGTACACCCGCAATATGGTGACGGGCGCATCGACGGCGGATGTGGCGGTGATACTCATCGACGCCACGCGCGCGGCCGACGGCAAGCTGTTGCCGCAGACCAAGCGGCACAGCACGATCGCGCGGCTGCTGGGCATCCGCCACATTGTGGTGGCCGTGAACAAGATGGACCTGGTGGATTGGGATCAGGCCGTGTTCGACCGCATCCGCGATGCGTATGCGGACCTGGCCACCAAACTGGGCATTGCGCATTTCGATGTGCTGCCGCTGTCGGCGCTCAATGGCGACAACGTGGTGACGCTGTCGCCCAAGACGCCGTGGTACGAAGGCCAGCCCTTGTTGGCGTTGCTGGAATCGCTGGACCTGGCCAGCGACGGGCGCGCGTTGCCGTTGCGCTTTCCGGTGCAATGGGTGGCGCGGCACGGCGGCGATCAGAAGGAAGACTTTCGCGGCTACGCGGGGCGCGTGGCCAGCGGCGTGCTGCGCGCGGGCGATGCGGTCACCGTGCAGCCGTCGGGCGTGACGGCGGTGGTTCGCGAGGTGCGCGTGTTTGACCGCGTGTTGGATGAGGCGGTGGCCGGCGATTCCGTCACGTTGGTGTTGGACCGTGATGTGGACGTGTCGCGTGGCGACGTGATCGTGCACACGGCCGCGCCCGCGCAAGTGACGCGTGAGTTCGAGGCCGAGCTCTGCTGGCTGGATGCGCAAGCCTTGAATCCGGCGCGCAAGTATCTGTTGAAGTCGGGCACGCGCCTGACGTCGGCGAAGATCCGCGCGGTGCTCTCGCATCGCGACATCCACGAATTGCAGGAAGTGGAAAACACCGAAGGCACCTTGCAGATGAACGACATTGGTCGCGTGACTTTCACCACGCGCGAGGCCTTGGCGGTGGATCGTTATGCGGATGTTCCGGCCACGGGCGCCTTTATTTTGATCGACGAAGCCACACATCAGACGGCGGCGGCGGGCATGTTGCGTTAATGCCTGTCTGGGCCGAAAAACAACGTATTTTCGGTCCGATTTTTGCTGTTGTATTTCTTCCAAACCCAATGCCGGTGCGGGTTTCCAGGCGATATCGCCTGGTGAAATCGATTTGTTCAGACGCGCTTGGCGTCTTGCGGTAAAGTGGGGCTGTCTTACGAAAAGGCTTTTGGTGCTTGTCAAAACCACTGTGTTTTTGTACAGTAGTTTTTATGGCACGCACCGATCATTCTTTTCTCGCCGGTTCTGGGTCCCCGGCTGCCGCCCCCGCCGCCTTGCGCGGTCGGGGTGCGGTTACTAATGTTCGGCATCGCTTTCAGCGCGATGACCGTGTGCAGGTCGATGACGGCTGGTCCGGTTCCGGTCTGCCAGCGGATTTCGTCGAATCCGTCCCTGATAATTTCTCCGACAACTCTCCCGAAAGCACGTCCGACCATTCGGCCCCTGGCGCTAGCTCTCCGCGCGGCGCGACGGTCATTCCCATCGTGCCCGATACGCGCCTTGAGCCGCCCGTTCCCAAGACGACAGTTATCGCGGAAGAAGCCCGCAAGATGCTGTCGCGCAATGATTCACCCGATATCCCCTTTGATGTTGCCGTGAACCCTTACCGGGGTTGCGAGCACGGTTGCGTGTATTGCTACGCCCGGCCCACGCATTCCTACCTGGGCATGTCGCCCGGGCTGGATTTTGAAACCCGCCTGGTCGCCAAGGCTAACGCCGTCGAGGCCTTGCGCGCAGAACTCGCGCGCCCCGGCTACAAGCCATCGCCCATCAATATCGGCTCGGCCACCGATGCCTATCAGCCCATCGAACGCGACTGGCGCCTGACGCGCGGCATGCTGGAACTGATGCTGGAAACCCGGCATCCCGTAACCATCGTGACCAAGAACGCGTTGGTGGCGCGTGACCTGGACCTGCTGGCGGCGTTGGCTGAACAGAATCTGGTGGTGGTCTATATCAGCATCACCACGCTGGACGCCGGTATGGCCCGCACGCTGGAGCCGCGCGCCGCGGCGCCCTGGCGGCGGCTGGAAGCCGTGCGCAGCCTGACGGATGCGGGCGTGCCGGTGGGCGTGCTGGTGGCGCCGGTCATCCCCTTCATCAACGACGAATCCATGGAACACATCCTCCAGGAGTCCAAGGCGGCCGGCGCGCATTACGCCAGCTATACCGTCTTGCGCCTGCCCTGGGAGGTCAAGACCTTGTTCGAAGACTGGCTCAACGCCCATTACCCCGACCGCGCCCAGCGCGTCTTGCACCGCATAGAAGACCTGCGCAATGGCCGCCGCAATGACCCGAACTTCGGTTCGCGGATGCGGGGCACCGGCATCTGGGCAGACCTGCTGCGTCAGCGCTTTGCCGTCGCCACCCGCAAGCTGGGGCTGAACCGCCACCGTCTGGCGCTGGATTGCGATCGCTTCCAGCCCCCGGTGATGGCAGGCGCTACGCCATCGCTGTTTGCGGCCGGCGTTGCGGCTGCCTCGGGCGGTGCATTTACTGGCGGCACATCTTCTTCCGATTTCCTATCCCCGGTTGGCGCGCAAGCGTCTTCAGGGGTCCCCCATTCTGGCGGGTTGCCCGCAGTCAGCGGCGCCTATGGGCGCGGCGAACGCCAATTGCGCGCGTTGGCGGCTGGCCAGTTGTCGCTGTTCGATTGATCGCGGCTCGTCGCCGTGTCGGCCGCCATGGCGGCGTGGAATTATTTCTTCAAGGAGTTCTTATGAACACCGCTGATTTTTCCGTTTTGTCTGACGAGCTCGTCGTCTCATTGAACCCGCTGCGCCGCGGGGCCCATCGCGCCCGTGCCGTGTGCGCCCGGCTGACGGGTCTGGCCATGCCTTGGACGAGCGCATCGGCCGGTGGCGAACGGCGCGACCGCAGCCGGTCGGGCACCGCGCCGGCACGCTGGCCGTTTCCGCCCGCGCCGGTTGAAGAGGGAACGCTAGTGGGGCAGGCCGTATCGGTGCCCATGCCGGCGCCCGTATCGGTGCCCGTCTCTGCGCCCGTATCGGTACCCGTATCCGGCATTCGTCCCGTGACCGCGCCAGCGGTGGCCCCGGCCACGCCGGCATCTGTCGTGCGCGAGCGCAGCCTGGGCAACGCCACGGTAGAGCCCGTGACCTCCCAAGTGACCATGAAGGCGATGGTGTTGGATGTGGTGATGGTGCTGGCGTGGGGCGCAATCATCCCCGGGCTGATGTGGCTGGGCGCGGCGGCGGGCTTCTAAGCAGTCAGGCACCATGCCTGGGGCAGCGCAATCAGCTGGAACCCAGCAGGATCACGCCCACCAGAATGGCAAGGCAGCCGGCCAAACGGCCCGGGCCTACCTTTTCGCGCAGCAGGAACATGCCAGCCAGGGTGCCAAGCATCATCGACATTTCGCGGGCTGGCGCCACCAGGCTCAAGGGCGCGCCGTTGCGCAAGGCGTACAGCACCAGGATGTATCCCAGCGGAGACAGCAGGCCCACGGCCAACGCCAAGTGCCAGTGCCCACGCATGGACTCCCAGGCTTGAGCACGCCGGCTCAGCATGTGGGGCGTCATCATGGCGGTTCGAGTGACACAGGTAAACCAGTCGAACAGTACGGGGCTGATCAGCAGCACCTTCACGCCATAGGCGTCCACCACGGTATAGGCGGCGATGAACAGGCCGATCACCACGCCCCAGCGCACGCCAACCCAGGCTTGCGCCTGCTTGAAGATGGTCAGCCTACCCTGGGTGGCAATCAGCAGCACCCCGATGACCACGCACAGCATGCCGATAATGCCGGTGCTGGTGGCGGGTTCGCCCAGCAGCAGAAAGGCCCCTGTCGTGGACAGCAGCGGGCCGGTGCCTCGTGCAATGGGGTACACCACGGACAAGTCGGCCACCTGATAGCCCCGTTGCAGGCACAGGCTGTAGCCCAGGTGCAACAGGCTGGATGTCAGGATGGCGCCTACGACGGGCCAGGTCCAGCTCATGCCGTCGTGTACCAGCACCCAGATCACCCAGGGGGCATAGAGCACCGAAGCGCATAGCCCGTAGGCAAACACGAATGGGGCGCCCACCATGGCCGCGCGCTTGGCAAGCAGGTTCCACGTTGCGTGGGCCATCGCCGCCAGGACGACCAATATCAGGGACGTATACGACATGAGGGAACAGCGTCAGATGACGTGTTTGTGACAGAAGTGGCAAGGGTACAGCAAGCCACGGGAAGGCCGCCATTCTACTCGACGCTTACGCAAACTTTTGGTGTAGAATCATTGGTTTGCCAAATCTCATCCTCTGCTTGCGGCACGAGTAACAACATCGGTAAAAATCGCACGGCAAAAATTTTTAGTCCGCAAAGACATGATGATCTAGGAGTTCTCATGAACCTTATCGCTATCCTGGAACAGGAAGAAATTGCCCGTCTGACCGGCGGCCAAGCCAAGCCTGAATTTGCTCCTGGTGACACCGTCATCGTGAGCGTGAACGTCGTTGAAGGCACCCGCAAGCGCGTGCAGGCCTTCGAAGGCGTTGTTATCGCCAAGCGCAATCGCGGCCTGAACTCCGCGTTCACCGTGCGCAAGATTTCGTCGGGTGAAGCCGTGGAACGTACGTTCCAGCTGTACTCGCCGCAAATCGCCGGCATCGAAGTCAAGCGCCGCGGCGACGTGCGCCGCGCCAAGCTGTACTACCTGCGCAACCGCTCGGGCAAGTCGGCACGTATCAAGGAAAAGCTGGTCAGCAAGCAAGCCTCGGCGGCTTGATCGCTTATCGGCACACGGCCCTACCAGTGTCGGACGTTCGCGCCATTCAGCGTTTCCGTCCGGCACGGGTTTCCGGGTTAAAAAGGCACCTGCGAGGGTGCCTTTTTCTTTTTGCAAAGCCGTATGTCTGATTCCTCGTATTCCGCGCGGCCACGACGGCCGCTCGTGCGTCCCGGCTTCGATCCGGCGACGCAACCGTGGGTAGTGGCCAATGAGTCCTTGCCGGCCGTGCCCGCCAGCCTGCTGACCCCGCATCGCTTGCGGGGCACGCTGACCCAGCCCTCCACGTGGAGGCTGGAGCTGTCTCGCGACAACGACCTGCGCTATCCCGGGCGCGAAGGCGCGCCAGTGCCTGCCGCCGTGCTGATCCCGCTGGTCACCCGCGACAACGGCGTGCACATCATGCTGACCCAGCGTGCCGCGCACCTGCATGACCATGCCGGGCAGGTGAGCTTTCCGGGTGGTCGCATCGAAACCAGTGATTCAACCCCTGTCGCCGCCGCCTTGCGCGAGGCGCAAGAGGAAACGGGCTTGCCCGCCGACCATGTTGAAGTGTTGGGCAGCATGCCGCCTTACCTGACGGCAACCGGTTTTTCGATCATTCCGGTGGTGTCGCTGGTGCGTCCGGGCTTTGAGCTGGCGCCCGACGCTTTCGAGGTGGCCGAAGTGTTCGAAGTGCCGCTGTCGTTTCTGATGGACCCCGCCAACCATCGGCTGTATGAAGCCCGCTTGGACGACGGTCGGGTGCGAAATTATTACGGCATGCCCTACGGCAAGCATTTCATTTGGGGCGCCACGGCAGGCATGCTGCGCAATCTTTATCACCTGTTGCGTAACGGCTTGCAGCCTGGCTGACAACCCAGGCTCGCAGCACCTTGCCCCTGCACACGCAACAAAAGACGGCCATTT
It contains:
- a CDS encoding sulfate/molybdate ABC transporter ATP-binding protein — encoded protein: MSIEVRNLSKRFGQFRALNDVSLHIETGELVALLGPSGCGKTTLLRIIAGLEAPDTGSVLFAGEDATAVDVRRRQVGFVFQHYALFKHMTVFENVAFGLRVKHRSQRPSEDQIQRKVHDLLTLVQLDWLADRYPAQLSGGQRQRIALARALAVEPRVLLLDEPFGALDAKVRKELRRWLRRLHDELNVASVFVTHDQEEALEVADRVVLMNAGRIEQVGTPREVWEAPATPFVYGFLGDVNQLQGVATRGIWEGAGLSLPAPDLAQAEARRATAYVRPHEFEIERYRAGGEGIAVRLSHAYLAGPSAYLELARQDSDAIIEAEVPEHLYRQMDLRDGDTLLARPRRAQIFAVQA
- a CDS encoding phosphoadenylyl-sulfate reductase, giving the protein MTTIADLSSLLDAGLAARWNTLTERLADVQRRYPDAALASSLAAEDMLLTHAIYDSGLDLEVFTLDTGRLHAETLGVLDAVRARYGRDVTVYRPDAAAVEQHVAAHGAYAFYESVDLRKACCQIRKVEPLKHALAGRGAWITGQRRQQSTTRGELPLEEQDPVFGLYKFNPLAEWTENEVWAVIRALGIPYNPLHDQGYPSIGCEPCTRAIRPGEDVRAGRWWWESSDSKECGLHAGNRVIGIVARGE
- the cysD gene encoding sulfate adenylyltransferase subunit CysD → MSAVIQRSHLDWLESEAIFIMREVAAESEKPVLLFSGGKDSVVLLRLAEKAFRPGRFPFPLMHIDTGHNFDEVIAFRDQRAAELGEELIVRSVEDSITRGSVVLRRETDSRNAAQAVTLLEAIEEFGFDACIGGARRDEEKARAKERIFSFRDEFGQWDPKAQRPELWNLFNTRVHRGENMRVFPISNWTELDVWQYIQREQLALPSIYYSHEREVVRRKGLLVPVTRLTPPQDGEQVERLPVRFRTVGDISCTCPVASDAADTYSIIAETAVTDITERGATRMDDQTSEASMERRKKEGYF
- a CDS encoding sulfate adenylyltransferase subunit 1; protein product: MNALNDSFLSGAGTGVLRLITAGSVDDGKSTLIGRLLYDSKGVFADQLDAISRAKHKRVAGDGIDFSLLTDGLEAEREQGITIDVAYRYFSTPARKFIIADAPGHEQYTRNMVTGASTADVAVILIDATRAADGKLLPQTKRHSTIARLLGIRHIVVAVNKMDLVDWDQAVFDRIRDAYADLATKLGIAHFDVLPLSALNGDNVVTLSPKTPWYEGQPLLALLESLDLASDGRALPLRFPVQWVARHGGDQKEDFRGYAGRVASGVLRAGDAVTVQPSGVTAVVREVRVFDRVLDEAVAGDSVTLVLDRDVDVSRGDVIVHTAAPAQVTREFEAELCWLDAQALNPARKYLLKSGTRLTSAKIRAVLSHRDIHELQEVENTEGTLQMNDIGRVTFTTREALAVDRYADVPATGAFILIDEATHQTAAAGMLR
- a CDS encoding PA0069 family radical SAM protein yields the protein MARTDHSFLAGSGSPAAAPAALRGRGAVTNVRHRFQRDDRVQVDDGWSGSGLPADFVESVPDNFSDNSPESTSDHSAPGASSPRGATVIPIVPDTRLEPPVPKTTVIAEEARKMLSRNDSPDIPFDVAVNPYRGCEHGCVYCYARPTHSYLGMSPGLDFETRLVAKANAVEALRAELARPGYKPSPINIGSATDAYQPIERDWRLTRGMLELMLETRHPVTIVTKNALVARDLDLLAALAEQNLVVVYISITTLDAGMARTLEPRAAAPWRRLEAVRSLTDAGVPVGVLVAPVIPFINDESMEHILQESKAAGAHYASYTVLRLPWEVKTLFEDWLNAHYPDRAQRVLHRIEDLRNGRRNDPNFGSRMRGTGIWADLLRQRFAVATRKLGLNRHRLALDCDRFQPPVMAGATPSLFAAGVAAASGGAFTGGTSSSDFLSPVGAQASSGVPHSGGLPAVSGAYGRGERQLRALAAGQLSLFD